The following are from one region of the Rosistilla carotiformis genome:
- a CDS encoding prenyltransferase/squalene oxidase repeat-containing protein: MPLAPPVAGGSGIAAAAIETSASDDPHESTLPLLKRFLRDARMPSWLVSGLLHGGVLLFLALWTIVETKHDLFTLQGKLEREDPTPIEITPPMDRAVVEIRETEAMPDHAIVAALEAVEFEQPEALTATAPTQPLDAIRQMIDGLQQPSSGMPPLRMRGNAGVEGRVEGKRQELAKQYGASEASELAVEAALDWLVAHQQNNGSWDFDLSKAPCNGQCRNPRTNPDGQATPKTAATGLALLPFLGAGYTHQSGKHAETISRAIYYLRGQMRDAAQGRELMHGSMYGHGIATLAIAEAYAMTKDADLYDMLRDLQQYIVMAQHEKGGWRYQPGQPGDMTVTGWQIMALKSCQIGGLPFPTNVHARAEDFVTSLGSQQGTRFGYLEPAAEATPTAVGLLLQMYLNKPPGDAAIMEGCHYLFELGPSKTNVYFNYYATMTLHHARYYGFPEWNAKLRDFLVKTQSQRGHERGSWHFTDRFGSVGGRLYSTAMCALVLETYYRYLPLWEEGDFPL, encoded by the coding sequence ATGCCGCTAGCGCCTCCGGTGGCGGGGGGCAGCGGGATCGCAGCGGCGGCGATCGAAACGAGCGCATCGGACGATCCGCACGAATCCACGCTGCCTCTGCTGAAGCGGTTCCTACGCGACGCCCGCATGCCCAGTTGGTTGGTCAGTGGTTTGTTGCACGGCGGCGTGCTGTTGTTCCTGGCCCTTTGGACGATTGTCGAAACGAAACACGACCTGTTCACGCTCCAGGGGAAATTGGAACGAGAGGATCCGACGCCGATCGAAATCACGCCCCCTATGGATCGGGCCGTGGTGGAGATTCGCGAAACCGAAGCGATGCCCGATCATGCGATCGTCGCGGCACTCGAAGCGGTGGAATTCGAGCAACCCGAAGCGCTCACTGCGACCGCTCCGACACAGCCGCTGGACGCCATCCGTCAAATGATCGACGGTTTGCAGCAGCCCTCTTCTGGCATGCCACCGCTGAGGATGCGCGGGAACGCGGGAGTCGAAGGGCGTGTCGAAGGGAAGCGGCAAGAACTGGCGAAGCAGTATGGTGCGAGCGAAGCGAGCGAGCTGGCCGTCGAAGCGGCATTGGATTGGCTGGTCGCCCATCAACAGAACAACGGCTCGTGGGATTTCGATCTTTCCAAAGCGCCGTGCAACGGGCAGTGTCGCAATCCACGAACGAATCCAGACGGCCAAGCGACACCGAAGACAGCCGCCACCGGATTGGCGCTGCTCCCTTTCCTAGGCGCCGGTTACACGCATCAAAGCGGCAAACACGCCGAAACGATATCCAGAGCGATCTATTACCTGCGCGGTCAGATGCGGGATGCCGCGCAGGGACGTGAGCTGATGCATGGCAGCATGTACGGCCACGGAATCGCCACATTGGCGATCGCCGAGGCGTATGCGATGACCAAAGATGCGGACCTTTACGACATGCTTCGCGATCTGCAGCAGTACATCGTGATGGCGCAACATGAAAAAGGGGGCTGGCGTTACCAACCGGGCCAACCCGGCGACATGACGGTTACCGGCTGGCAAATCATGGCGCTGAAGAGCTGTCAGATCGGCGGGCTACCGTTTCCAACCAACGTCCACGCGCGGGCGGAGGATTTTGTCACCAGCTTGGGCAGCCAGCAGGGGACGCGGTTTGGATACCTCGAACCGGCGGCCGAAGCGACGCCGACAGCGGTTGGATTGTTGCTGCAAATGTATTTGAACAAACCGCCCGGCGACGCGGCGATCATGGAAGGTTGTCATTATCTGTTCGAACTGGGGCCTTCGAAAACGAACGTCTACTTCAACTATTACGCCACGATGACGCTGCACCATGCGCGGTACTACGGGTTCCCCGAATGGAACGCCAAGCTCCGCGATTTCCTTGTCAAAACGCAATCGCAGCGCGGCCATGAACGGGGCAGCTGGCACTTCACCGACCGCTTTGGCAGCGTCGGTGGACGGCTTTACAGCACCGCGATGTGCGCTCTGGTGCTGGAAACCTATTACCGGTACTTGCCGTTGTGGGAGGAAGGGGACTTCCCGTTGTAG